A section of the Haliaeetus albicilla chromosome 6, bHalAlb1.1, whole genome shotgun sequence genome encodes:
- the PRRG1 gene encoding transmembrane gamma-carboxyglutamic acid protein 1 isoform X2, which yields MDSVFLTGDKANSVLKRYPRANTFLEELKQGDIEHECKEEICSYEEAREAFENEEKTEFWKVYKNGLQGESNTGHTWYSFYLAFPLIIGLFVILIVIFVIWRCLFKKKMRRQSVYVHRGAHEAMGDGAVADGRGPLPPPLSIVHSPQEEMYEVSGLSPGGLSYMDGRSDSISTRLSNCDPPPSYEEATGEISVRSSETEQHLDPPPQYEDIVNSSSASAIALSPVVTGTK from the exons ATGGATAGTG TGTTCTTAACAGGGGACAAAGCCAACTCTGTGTTAAAAAGATACCCGAGAGCCAACACATTTCTGGAAGAATTAAAGCAAGGTGACATAGAACATGAATGCAAAGAAGAAATCTGTAGCTATGAAGAAGCAAgagaagcatttgaaaatgaggaaaaaacg GAGTTCTGGAAAGTCTACAAAAATGGACTTCAGGGAGAAAGTAACACAGGACATACCTGGTATTCATTTTACCTTGCATTTCCATTAATCATTGGCCTTTTTGTTATCCTCATTGTCATTTTTGTCATATGGAGATgcctgtttaaaaagaaaatgcgTAGACAGTCGGTGTACGTGCATAGGGGAGCCCACGAAGCAATGGGTGATGGTGCTGTGGCTGATGGCAGAGGTCCTCTTCCGCCGCCTCTCAGCATTGTTCATTCCCCACAGGAGGAAATGTATGAAGTCAGTGGGCTTTCTCCAGGAGGTCTGAGCTATATGGATGGACGGTCAGACTCAATATCCACAAGGCTCTCAAACTGTGATCCTCCTCCTTCATATGAGGAAGCCACTGGCGAAATCAGTGTGAGAAGCAGTGAAACTGAACAACATTTAGATCCACCCCCGCAATACGAAGACATTGTGAATTCCAGTTCAGCCAGTGCCATTGCACTATCTCCTGTTGTCACCGGTACTAAGTAA
- the PRRG1 gene encoding transmembrane gamma-carboxyglutamic acid protein 1 isoform X1, translated as MDSVFLTGDKANSVLKRYPRANTFLEELKQGDIEHECKEEICSYEEAREAFENEEKTKEFWKVYKNGLQGESNTGHTWYSFYLAFPLIIGLFVILIVIFVIWRCLFKKKMRRQSVYVHRGAHEAMGDGAVADGRGPLPPPLSIVHSPQEEMYEVSGLSPGGLSYMDGRSDSISTRLSNCDPPPSYEEATGEISVRSSETEQHLDPPPQYEDIVNSSSASAIALSPVVTGTK; from the exons ATGGATAGTG TGTTCTTAACAGGGGACAAAGCCAACTCTGTGTTAAAAAGATACCCGAGAGCCAACACATTTCTGGAAGAATTAAAGCAAGGTGACATAGAACATGAATGCAAAGAAGAAATCTGTAGCTATGAAGAAGCAAgagaagcatttgaaaatgaggaaaaaacg AAGGAGTTCTGGAAAGTCTACAAAAATGGACTTCAGGGAGAAAGTAACACAGGACATACCTGGTATTCATTTTACCTTGCATTTCCATTAATCATTGGCCTTTTTGTTATCCTCATTGTCATTTTTGTCATATGGAGATgcctgtttaaaaagaaaatgcgTAGACAGTCGGTGTACGTGCATAGGGGAGCCCACGAAGCAATGGGTGATGGTGCTGTGGCTGATGGCAGAGGTCCTCTTCCGCCGCCTCTCAGCATTGTTCATTCCCCACAGGAGGAAATGTATGAAGTCAGTGGGCTTTCTCCAGGAGGTCTGAGCTATATGGATGGACGGTCAGACTCAATATCCACAAGGCTCTCAAACTGTGATCCTCCTCCTTCATATGAGGAAGCCACTGGCGAAATCAGTGTGAGAAGCAGTGAAACTGAACAACATTTAGATCCACCCCCGCAATACGAAGACATTGTGAATTCCAGTTCAGCCAGTGCCATTGCACTATCTCCTGTTGTCACCGGTACTAAGTAA